From a single Planctellipticum variicoloris genomic region:
- a CDS encoding penicillin acylase family protein — protein MSSILRFLVLGLIVAPTESRAVDSPAAGSSAVTVRRDEWGVAHVHGKTHADAAFGMGYVQADDYFWQLEDSCIRSLGRYAEVVGDAGISSDILNRSFEVVRRSREDFARLKPEHQVIAAAYIDGINRFLATHLETKPRLLVHFEPWYVLAMDRHLLLEFVYRRAHVGKPRDRGPDDIAALGTACNSWELPDRPVQDFAAEVQAAIGSNAWAISGKRTASGSAMLFVNPHQPWYGMGQFYESHVRSDEGLNFSGASFFGNPFPTIGHNEYLGWTYTVNDPDIADAWRVTFDDETHPLEYRYDGGHRTATQWTESLQVRAGDKLVERQITFRKTHHGPIVRQEDDTTFLAVQVAGLFDLNRASQAWEMVTARNFAEWRAAIGRCAIPMFNVVYADRDGNIFYAYNGTIPVRDPSFDWTQPVDGSDPRTDWKGFHTFDQLPQVLNPKSGYVQSCNSSPWTVTDDSAENPQRADFPADMLEDHDVDTRRSKMSRRLLGKATGLTLDQLQTLAYDTTLYWPLTELPRLQDDFAKLQATNPSLAAEVAPFLTHLQDWDCKSSLDSTQTTLCVAWYEELYGFGYPAETLKAEYAADRLTWFTALKTAAGKVQRLYGDWKYPWGKAHRLQRIPDQSEIQNAGLRLNGIARSLPIEGAPGPLGIIHTIYSTPEIPIVRPQRYAVVGASYMSVVEFTAPVRSRSVMPFGASGRSESPHFFDQANLYAAKRFKPAWFTPEEVAGHAKSTIVLDR, from the coding sequence ATGTCGTCGATTCTCCGGTTTCTGGTTCTCGGGCTGATCGTGGCTCCGACGGAGAGCAGGGCCGTTGATTCGCCCGCAGCCGGATCGAGCGCCGTGACCGTTCGCCGCGATGAATGGGGCGTCGCGCACGTCCACGGAAAAACGCACGCGGACGCAGCATTCGGGATGGGCTATGTTCAGGCGGACGACTACTTCTGGCAGCTCGAAGACTCCTGCATCCGGTCGCTGGGGCGTTATGCCGAAGTCGTCGGCGACGCCGGAATCTCCAGCGACATTCTGAACCGCAGCTTTGAAGTTGTCCGCCGTTCTCGCGAGGACTTCGCCCGGCTGAAGCCGGAGCATCAGGTCATCGCGGCAGCCTACATCGACGGCATCAACCGTTTCTTGGCGACGCATCTGGAGACGAAGCCGCGGCTGCTGGTCCATTTTGAGCCGTGGTACGTCCTGGCGATGGATCGCCACCTGCTGCTGGAATTCGTCTACCGCAGGGCGCACGTCGGCAAGCCGAGAGACCGCGGTCCGGACGACATTGCCGCCTTGGGGACGGCGTGCAACAGTTGGGAGCTGCCGGACCGGCCGGTGCAGGACTTCGCGGCGGAGGTGCAGGCGGCGATCGGATCGAATGCCTGGGCCATCTCCGGGAAGCGGACCGCTTCCGGATCGGCGATGCTGTTCGTGAATCCGCATCAGCCGTGGTATGGCATGGGGCAGTTCTACGAATCCCACGTCCGCAGCGACGAAGGACTGAATTTCAGCGGAGCGAGTTTCTTCGGCAATCCGTTTCCGACGATCGGCCACAACGAATATCTCGGCTGGACCTACACCGTTAACGATCCCGATATCGCCGATGCCTGGCGCGTGACGTTCGACGATGAGACTCACCCGCTGGAGTACCGCTACGACGGGGGCCATCGCACCGCGACGCAGTGGACGGAATCGCTGCAGGTCAGAGCGGGCGACAAGCTCGTCGAGCGTCAGATCACTTTTCGCAAGACCCATCACGGCCCGATCGTTCGGCAGGAGGACGACACCACGTTTCTGGCGGTGCAGGTCGCCGGACTATTCGATCTGAACCGGGCCAGTCAGGCATGGGAAATGGTGACCGCCAGGAACTTCGCCGAGTGGCGGGCCGCCATCGGCCGGTGCGCGATCCCGATGTTCAACGTGGTCTATGCCGACCGGGACGGAAACATCTTCTACGCCTACAACGGCACGATTCCCGTCCGCGATCCGTCGTTCGACTGGACTCAGCCGGTCGACGGCAGCGACCCCCGGACCGACTGGAAAGGATTTCACACGTTCGACCAGTTGCCGCAGGTGCTCAATCCGAAATCGGGTTACGTGCAGAGCTGCAATTCATCCCCGTGGACGGTCACGGACGACAGCGCCGAGAATCCGCAGCGGGCCGACTTCCCCGCGGACATGCTGGAGGACCACGACGTCGACACGCGACGCTCGAAAATGTCGCGCCGCTTGCTGGGAAAGGCGACCGGGCTGACGCTCGATCAGTTGCAGACCCTGGCCTACGACACCACGCTCTACTGGCCGCTCACCGAGCTCCCCCGGCTGCAGGACGATTTCGCCAAACTTCAGGCGACCAACCCGAGTCTGGCGGCCGAGGTCGCGCCGTTTCTCACTCACCTGCAGGACTGGGACTGTAAGTCGTCGCTGGATTCGACGCAGACGACGCTCTGCGTGGCCTGGTACGAGGAACTGTACGGTTTCGGCTATCCGGCCGAGACCTTGAAGGCCGAGTACGCCGCCGATCGCCTGACCTGGTTCACCGCCTTGAAGACAGCGGCGGGAAAGGTGCAACGGTTGTACGGCGACTGGAAATATCCCTGGGGAAAGGCTCATCGCCTGCAGCGAATCCCGGACCAGTCGGAGATTCAGAACGCCGGTCTGCGGCTCAACGGCATCGCTCGCAGCCTGCCGATCGAAGGGGCCCCCGGACCGCTGGGGATCATTCACACAATCTACTCCACCCCGGAGATTCCGATCGTCCGGCCGCAGCGTTACGCGGTAGTCGGCGCGTCGTATATGTCGGTGGTCGAATTCACGGCCCCGGTTCGCAGCCGGAGCGTCATGCCGTTCGGCGCCAGCGGACGCAGCGAATCCCCCCACTTCTTCGACCAGGCCAATCTGTATGCCGCCAAGCGTTTCAAGCCGGCCTGGTTCACTCCGGAGGAAGTCGCCGGCCATGCAAAATCGACCATCGTGCTGGACCGGTAG
- a CDS encoding HpcH/HpaI aldolase family protein: MTTMPSFRSRLAEGQPLLGTMITLPSAAVAEILSDAGFDWLFIDGEHGPLQTQDILAMLQAVGDRTPCLVRVPAAGEVAIKTVLDLGAEGIIVPQVNTAEQAANVVQWARYAPQGSRGVGLARAHGYGRRFKEYVETANERTVVVVQAEHIQAVENIEAIVKVPGVDAVLLGPYDLSASLGKMGQIDDPTVIAAIDRVTEVCQRAKMPLGYFGVTAAAVQPFIDRGYTLITAGVDTVLLAHAAGQMLKQLRKS; this comes from the coding sequence ATGACGACCATGCCATCTTTTCGTTCGCGGCTCGCCGAGGGGCAGCCGCTCCTGGGCACGATGATCACGCTCCCCAGCGCCGCCGTGGCGGAAATTCTGTCGGACGCCGGCTTCGACTGGCTGTTCATCGACGGCGAACACGGACCGCTGCAGACTCAGGATATTCTGGCAATGCTGCAGGCGGTGGGAGACCGGACGCCCTGCCTCGTCCGCGTTCCGGCGGCTGGCGAGGTGGCCATCAAGACCGTGCTCGATCTCGGGGCCGAGGGGATCATCGTCCCTCAGGTTAATACGGCCGAGCAGGCGGCGAACGTGGTTCAGTGGGCGCGATACGCCCCGCAGGGATCGCGCGGCGTCGGTCTGGCCCGGGCGCACGGCTACGGCCGGCGTTTTAAGGAGTACGTCGAAACGGCCAACGAACGGACGGTGGTCGTCGTTCAGGCCGAGCACATTCAGGCCGTCGAGAACATCGAAGCCATCGTGAAGGTGCCGGGCGTCGATGCGGTGCTGCTGGGGCCGTACGACCTTTCCGCCAGCCTGGGGAAGATGGGGCAGATCGACGATCCGACGGTGATCGCCGCCATTGACCGCGTGACGGAAGTCTGCCAGCGGGCGAAGATGCCGCTGGGTTACTTCGGCGTCACCGCCGCGGCCGTGCAGCCGTTCATCGATCGCGGTTACACGCTGATCACCGCGGGCGTCGATACCGTCCTGCTGGCGCACGCCGCTGGGCAGATGCTGAAGCAACTGCGGAAGTCGTGA
- a CDS encoding 3-keto-disaccharide hydrolase — MPRLALALLALSFAATLSAEEASPAVPPEPAGMRTIFNGKTLDGWDGDPRLWSVKDGVIHGETTPENVAQGNTFILWKDGVLKDFDLRLEFRCNATNNSGIQYRSKHITDDKVRNKWVVRGYQHEIRNEVKFPNTSSFIYDEGGKRGRICQVGEVATWEPDGKKVQKSDLIDQAGFEKLFRLDEWNEVAIIARGNRIQHYLNGRLVLDFTDNDPQLALKEGILALQLHAGKPMWTEFRNIRVQELKE; from the coding sequence ATGCCTCGCCTTGCATTGGCTCTGCTGGCCCTCTCGTTCGCCGCGACACTCTCCGCCGAAGAGGCGTCGCCCGCCGTGCCCCCGGAACCGGCCGGCATGCGGACGATCTTCAACGGCAAGACTCTCGACGGCTGGGACGGCGATCCCCGCCTGTGGAGCGTGAAGGACGGCGTCATTCACGGCGAGACGACTCCCGAGAACGTCGCGCAGGGCAACACGTTCATCCTCTGGAAAGACGGCGTCCTCAAGGACTTCGACCTCCGGCTGGAGTTCCGCTGCAACGCGACCAACAACTCGGGAATCCAGTACCGTTCGAAACACATCACCGACGACAAAGTCCGCAACAAGTGGGTCGTGCGGGGCTATCAGCACGAGATCCGCAACGAGGTCAAATTCCCCAATACGTCGAGCTTCATCTACGACGAGGGGGGCAAGCGGGGCCGGATCTGCCAGGTGGGCGAAGTCGCCACGTGGGAACCGGACGGCAAGAAGGTTCAGAAATCCGATCTGATCGATCAGGCGGGGTTTGAGAAGCTGTTCAGGCTCGACGAATGGAACGAGGTGGCGATCATCGCTCGCGGCAACCGGATCCAGCACTATCTGAACGGCCGCCTGGTTCTCGACTTCACCGACAACGATCCGCAGCTCGCGTTGAAGGAGGGGATCCTGGCCCTGCAGCTCCACGCCGGTAAGCCGATGTGGACGGAGTTCAGGAACATCCGGGTGCAGGAACTGAAGGAGTAG